In Acomys russatus chromosome 13, mAcoRus1.1, whole genome shotgun sequence, the genomic stretch gcttcatGTTTTActcatcttttctgtctttggatTAACTGAGCGGTAAggaaggatgaagaagagaagTCCATATGTGAAATGCCTCCCGTAGCCTCATGGATTTAAAAAAGTTGGCCCCCAGCTGGTGGAATGTTTTAGAACTTTCAGGAGatggagcctcactggaggaagtgtgtcattgaggGAGACCCTTGAGAGATGATAACCCTGCCCCTCTTCCTGTGTACTCCTGCTTCCAGATTGAAGACATGATGAATGGGACCACCCGTCACATGTTTGTTTACTGCTAATCACCATGATGGGCATTACCCTCAAAATATAAGCTGAAGTAATCCTTTCCCCCTTCTTGCCAGGTATTTGGTCCCTGCAGTCAGAAAAGTAACAAAAGCACACACTTATTAGTTACAAGTGTAATATGCTTTCCAGTACTTGCTTTGCAGCTACTGACCTTCCAATGGACTTAGATGCTAATAGAGCACTCCCACACTCTGTTAAGGATTGTTGAGCTGTAGAgttgagttacacacacacacacacacacacacacacacacacacacacacacacacacacatgagtgcatcTCTTCTACTCAATGCAGGCTCCATTTAGGTTGTCAACCTGACTAAATTAttgactggagagatagctggtATAGTAACTCATGCTCTGGGTGTTCTGTGAAAGCAGCTCCAGATTAACCAAGGAGGAGGACTCAGCCCGAATAGGAGTCACACCATCCCATCCAATAGGACATAGTCCTGCCTGGAGCAAAAGGGCAATGGAGGGAGCCAGTCGCAGTGCACACCCTCctgaccctcccccacccccctgcccccacaccccgGTTGGGAGAGGACAGTTTCATTCTTCCATGCCTTCCCTTCATAACATGCTGCCTTACCACCAAGGAGCTGGCAGAGCTTGGACTGAAACCTTTAGTTCCTTGAGccaaaaataaatgatttctccCTTACATTGTTTGCTCAGACATTTTACCATGGCAATGAAAAAGCAGCTCACACACGAAACGcaagtttaaagaaaaatgtaaaaagtcaAGAGGAGCAAAGGGAGGCAGTCAAGTGTGAGATCGGCTGGCCACATGGGAGTCAGTCCCTCATTCTTCAGTTCTCACAGGAGGCGCTGATGGGGGTCAGACAACGCAAAGTGAGTTTAAATAAAgggaaattaaaggtgtgtggatCTGACCACTGGTCTGTTTTTTCTGAACTCAGAATTGACCTTCCTTACTGTTCAGTACAGTGATAAATCAGCCACATGTAGCCATTGGTTatattagttatttaaaaataactactgggaggtggaggcatcaTTCTGGGCTTAAGAACAGTGGCAGTTCCcacagaggatccaagtttgattcccagtacctgTATGGTGGCTCGTAACTGTCTGTAAATCTAGgcctaggggatctgacacccacttCTAACCTCTGAAGTCAAGCATCACACACATGGATAgagtgcatatgcatgcatgtaggcaaaatactcatacacataaaataataagtctAAGaagtaaaaaatcaaaaataaatatcaaactgTAGGTTACAGGAAGTCAAAGATCTCTCCTATTGTTATCTTCCCGGGCTAAACTTGGCTAgcatatatttcattatattggactgatatttttctaaatgccggtttttgttttgttttgttttgtttttacagtccAGGCCATGAATTCATAGGGaatgggctccagcagctcaggctccttcccGTTAGTCCTCACAAAGTGTGCTTCTCTGGGTGGTGCAGGCTGGCGCTTCAGCTGGACCCAGGTGCCCGtctctttggcttcctttttcttctggtCCTTCTCCTGCACATGCTTCAGGAAGATGGTCCTGCTCTTAGACAGCTTGATGTGCTCAGTGTGCACACTGATTCTCTTGGCAAGAATCTTGCCCTTAACCTGCTTGTTCACAGTGATGCCCGCAGCATGCTGGGTGACGTTGTAAACTCTTCCGGTTTTGCCATGGTAACACTTATGGGGCATTCCTTTTTGAACTGTGCCCATTCCCTTGATGTCCACAATATCACCCATTTTGTAGATTTGCATGTATGTGGCCAGAGGAACAACTTCATGTTTCCTAAAAGGCCTAGAGAACGTATAGCGAgtgcctctcctcttcccctttgtgTTTGGCATTTTAGCGAGTTACTGGAAGATGGCCTCCACGCCCTAACTACTGTCTCATCCAaaacattatttcattgtttgTTGCCTCATCTCAGAAAGACCTCAGGCACCACTCACCTTGTAGGTACAATAGTCAGACTTTCATTATTATGTTGGCCATAATGATGGCAGGAATGAAACGATCTCCAGAAGGAAGAGTGATTTTGGTTCAAAGTTTCAGAGCTCTCAGTCAACAATCTTTGGTGCCGTTGCATCCGGGTCCAGCGTGAGGCAGAACACTGCCACATCACGAGTAGGTTGAGAGGCCACTTACCTCAtggcatccaggacagccagtcagccagacacacacacacacacacacacacacacacacacacacacacacacacacacacacacagggttgggagaggggggagggagggagacagacagagcatgTGGGAGGGTGCTGCCCACATCTAGAGCAGATCTTCCTTAGCCTTTCACCTCTAGAAAAATCCTCAGACAAACCTAGAAATGTCTTCTACAAGGCCTGTAGGCACTCCTTAATCCAGTCAAGTTGATGAAGTTATCGAAAACCTGGAGGTAGTGAGGGACTTTTTCTGGTCCACTTTCCCTATGGGGGAAAGACCAAGGTGAGAGTCCTTCCTTTTGTGGGTGCTATGGTGAGAAAGCTTTCTCTAGAACATACAT encodes the following:
- the LOC127197732 gene encoding 60S ribosomal protein L21-like, with the protein product MPNTKGKRRGTRYTFSRPFRKHEVVPLATYMQIYKMGDIVDIKGMGTVQKGMPHKCYHGKTGRVYNVTQHAAGITVNKQVKGKILAKRISVHTEHIKLSKSRTIFLKHVQEKDQKKKEAKETGTWVQLKRQPAPPREAHFVRTNGKEPELLEPIPYEFMAWTVEHLAILWSPHAEWTIKLTNGRAASRSRARYRPRSNMLPHEGRMNAQVTRTTGLPSSSPLTCYCYKRSSSATAQFQA